Genomic segment of Ignavibacteriales bacterium:
ACACTACAATTTTTGGAACACCAACTTGACGTGCAAGCAAAATGTGTTCGCGTGTCTGTGGCATAGGACCATCTGTTGCGGCAACTACAAGAATTGCACCGTCCATTTGAGCAGCACCAGTGATCATGTTCTTAACGTAATCTGCGTGACCTGGACAGTCAACGTGAGCATAGTGCCTGTTTGCAGTTGAATATTCAACGTGAGCAGTAGCGATAGTAATACCTCTTTCTCTTTCTTCAGGTGCGTTATCGATACTGTCAAATGTTCTTATTTGAGATAAACCTTTTTTTGCTAGTGCCATGGTGATTGCTGCAGTAAGAGTAGTTTTACCATGGTCGACGTGTCCGATAGTACCAATATTAACGTGAGGTTTACTACGGTCAAATTTTTCTTTTGCCATCTTAAATACTCTCCTTAATGTGTTTTATTTCTTTAATGATTTATTTATTGTCTAATAAGATTCAACATGTTTCTTCGCTTGAGATTTTTCCTGAATCTCTTCGGCAACAGATTTTGGTACTTCGGAATAATGTGCAAACTGCATTGAGTAAATCGCACGTCCTTGTGTGGCAGATCTTAGTGTAGTAGCATAACCAAACATTTGTGCTAATGGAACCATTGCTTTAATAACCTGCGCATCTTTTCTGGAAGTGAAACCTTCAATCTTTCCTCTTCTTGAATTTAGATCGCCCATAACATCGCCTAAATATTCTTCAGGAGTAATAACTTCTACACTCATCATTGGTTCAAGTAAAATAGGATTAGCTTTTAGTGCACCTTGTTTAAATGCCATTGAAGCAGCGACTTTAAATGAAATTTCATCCGAATCAACATCATGGTAAGAACCATCGTATAATCTTGCTTTTACATCAACAACGGGATAACCAGCCAAAACACCATTTCTCATAGAGTCCTGTAAACCATGCATAATAGGATTAATATATTCTTTTGGCACTACTCCACCAACAATATCATTTTCAAATTCAAAACCTTTTCCAGGTTCATTCGGAGAAAGTTCAATCCAAACATGTCCATATTTTCCACGACCGCCGGATTGTTTAACAAATTTACCTTCAGCCTGAACTGTTTTAGAAATTGTTTCTCTATAAGCAACCTGAGGTTTACCAACATTAGCTTCTACTTTAAATTCGCGTTTCATTCTATCAACAAGAATTTCGAGATGTAATTCACCCATTCCGCTAATTAGAGTCTGACCAGTTTCATCATCAACTTTTACTTTAAATGTTGGATCTTCATCAGAAAGTTTTGCTAATGATTCAGAAAGTTTATCCTGATCCGCTTTAGTTTTAGGTTCAATTGCAATTTGAATTACAGGTTCTGGGAATACCATTTTCTCGAGAACAATAGCATCCTCTTCTGTACAAAGAGTATCTCCGGTTCTTGTGTGTTTCAAACCAACAATTGCAGCAATATCACCACATCTAATTTCTTCTAAATCTTCTCTTGTGTTAGCATGCATCTGAAGAACACGACTAACTCTTTCTTTTTTATCAGAGACAGAATTAAAAATATAAGAACCGGCTTTTAATTCACCTGTGTAAACTCTAATAAATGTTAACTTTCCTACATATGGATCTGTCATAATCTTAAAAGCAAGAGCAGCAAATTTTTCATTGGGAGATATTTTTCTTTCAATGTGATCATTCTTAAAAATATGATGAGCAGAGAGCGCTCCTGAATCTAAAGGAGATGGCAGAAAATCCACAACAGCATCAAGCAGCTGCTGAACGCCTTTATTCTTAAACGATGATCCGCATAATACAGGAATAATTTTCCCTTGAATTGTAGCTTCACGTAATACGTTTTTAATTTCTGCTTCAGAAATTTCTTTACCTTCAAGATATTTTCCCAATAATGTATCATCAACATCTGATACAGCTTCAAGCATTTCTGTTCTATATTTTTGAGTTAATGCTAACAGATCAGTAGGTATATCTACAATTTCGAATTCAGCACCAAGAGATTCTTCAATAAACATTATTGCTTTCATTTTCATTAGATCGATAATGCCTCTAAAGAGATCGCCTTCACCAACAGGTAAATTAAGTGGTACAGCAGGGGCTCCTAATTTTTCTTTCATCATTTGAACAGCATGGAAAAAATCAGCTCCTACTCTATCCATTTTATTTACAAAAGAAATTCTTGGAACATTATATTTATCAGCTTGTCTCCAAACCGTCTCTGATTGTGGTTCCACTCCGCCAACAGCACAAAAAAGTGCAATAGCACCATCAAGAACTCTCAGAGATCTTTCAACTTCAACAGTAAAATCAACGTGCCCGGGAGTATCAATAATATTTATTTGATGATCTCTCCAAAATGTTGTGGTAGCAGCACTCGTAATTGTTATTCCTCTTTCTTTTTCCTGTTCCATCCAATCCATAGTTGCTGCACCATCATGAACCTCACCCATTCTGTGTAATTTTCCAGTATAATATAGAATGCGTTCAGTTGTAGTGGTCTTTCCAGCATCAATATGAGCCATGATACCAATATTTCTTACTCTATTTATTTCGACACGTTTTGACATCTAACTTAATAATTCCTTTCAACTACCATTTAAAATGTGCAAAAGCTTTATTCGCTTCTGCCATACGATGTGTATCATCTTTTTTCTTAACTGCAGAACCTTCACCGTTTGCAGCAGCCATTAATTCTGATGCAACCTTTAATGCCATAGATTTATCTTTACGATCTCGTGCATATGTTTTGATCCAACGAAATGCTAATGCAGTCCTTCTTTCAGGTCTTACTTCCATTGGTACTTGATATGTAGCTCCACCAACTCTTCTACTTCTAACTTCTACCAAAGGCTGAACATTCTGTACCGCTTTCTTAAAAACATCTAGAGCAGGTTTCTTTGTTTTTTGTTCAATCAAACCGAAGCTATTGTAGACAATAGTCCTTGCTGTAGATTTTTTACCATCCCACATCAAATAGTTAATGAATTTCGAAACTAGTATATCATTATACTTTGGATCTGGTTTTAAATATCTTTTCTCTGATCTTTTTTTTCTCATAGTAATTATTTTACTTTAGGTTTTTTAGTACCGTATTTAGATCTGCTTTTTTTCCTATCTTCAACACCACTTGTATCTAATGTACCTCTGATAATATGATAGCGTACACCTGGTAAATCTTTAACTCTACCGCCTCTAATTAAAACTATAGAATGCTCTTGTAAATTGTGACCTTCACCTGGAATATATGCAGTAACTTCCATTCCATTTGTTAATCTTACTCTTGCAACTTTTCTTAATGCTGAATTTGGTTTTTTAGGAGTCGTAGTATAAACTCTTGTACAAACACCTCTTTTCTGCGGACACGCATCTAATGCCGGAGCCTTATTTTTTGAGGTTACAACTACTCTTCCTTTTCTAACCAACTGGTTTATCGTTGGCACGCAAATTCCTCCAAAATTATACTTTTTGATAAAAATTCAGACTTTGAATTTATTGATAATCGCTTGAATTGTCAAGCAAGCCTGTTCTAATTTTTTAACTTTTATACATTATGCTGATTCTTTTTCTGCATCTATTTCTTCTTTAACAACTGTAGATTCAGTTTCATCAGCAGTTAATATTATGCTACGGTATTTCTTCAACCCAGTTCCAGCAGGTATAAGATGTCCCATAACAACATTTTCTTTCAAACCAATTAAATTATCAACCTTAGCTTCAGTTGCTGCATTTGTTAATACTTTTGTTGTTTCTTGGAATGATGCTGCTGAAATAAAACTCTCAGTTGAAAGCGCTGCATGAGTAATACCTAACAAAATATTATCAAATGTTGCAGGTTCTGCATCGCGAGTTTTAATAAGCTTTTTACTTTTTCTAGTTAAATCAGAATTAATTTCTCTTAGTTTCGTTTTAGTAAGAAGCTGAGCCATTTTAGACTTTGATTGTCCAGGATCTTCTATATAAACCATCTGTTTAACTTTTTCATTTTCTTCGATGAATTTATTTCTATCAACTAAATCCTCTTCGATGAAAATAGTATCACCAGCAGAAATTACTTGAAGCTTTTGTAGCATTTGTCGTACGATAACTTCAATATGCTTGTCGTTGATCTTAACACCTTGTAAACGGTAAACATCTTGAATTTCATTTACTAAATATTCCTGTACTGCATTAGTCCCTTTAATTTTTAATATATCATGAGGATCAATCGGACCGTCTGTTATTTTTTCGCCAGCAGGAATTTCATCACCTTCCTGAACAAGAATATGTTTACCATAAGAAACATTGTAAATTTTCTGAATAGAACAGTCTAATGATTCAATAATAATTTCACGCGAACCTTTCTTACGTACACCAAATTTAACTTTACCTTCAATCTCAGAAACGACTGCTGGATCATGCGGACTCCTTGCTTCAAAAAGTTCTGTAACTCGAGGTAAACCGCCAGTGATATCACGTGATTTAGTTGAAGATTTTGAAATCTTAGCAAGGATTGTTCCTGCTTGAATCTCTTCGCCTTCTTCAACGGATAGATATGCACGTGTTGGAATATTAAATACTTTTTCATTTCCCTTATTATCTTTGACAAGAATACTTGGTGTTAAAGTTTTATCCTTTGATTCGATTACAACTTTTTGAACGTGACCGGTTTGTTCATCAGCAACTTGCTGAATTGTAACGTTGTCTAATAAATCTATAAATGAAACTTTACCTGCATTATCAGCAACGATTACAGAGTTGTATGGATCGTGATTGTAAAGCGGTTGACCTTTTTTAATTTCTTGTTCTTCAGAAACCAATAATTCTGCACCGTAAGGAATCTCAAATTTCTTGATCTGTCTATTATCTTCATCGTAAAGTCCGATTGATCCTCTACGACCGATAACTACTTTTACTTTTCCAAAGAAATCAGTTTTTTCGACAAATGTAATTCTATCAAACTTAACCGTGCCGTTTACATTTGCTTCAACTTGTGATTGAGATGCAATACGTGATGAAGTTCCACCCAAGTGGAATGTACGCAATGTTAATTGTGTACCGGGTTCACCGATTGATTGAGCCGCAATAATTCCTACAGCTTCGCCGTTTTCTACAAGCTGACCTGTAGTTAAATTACGTCCATAACATTTTGCACAAACACCGCGTTTAGCTTCGCATGTTAGAACTGTTCGGATATAAACTTGATCAATATTTGCTTCATCTATTTTTTCTGCAATATCTTCAGTAATCACCTCGCCTGCTTCTATCAATAAATCATCTGTACGGGGATCATAAATATCTTCTTGTGCTACACGACCGATAATTCTTTCTGCCAATGGTTCTCTTTCAAGTTCTATATCTTTAAGAGCGGAAATGTAAACACCTCTAATAGTACCGCAATCTAATTCAGTAATAATAACATCTTGAGCAACATCGCATAAACGGCGAGTTAAATAACCAGCATCTGCTGTTTTCAAAGCTGTATCTGCTAACCCTTTACGAGCACCGTGAGTAGAAATAAAATATTCCAGTACAGACAATCCTTCTTTGAAATTCGCAACAATAGGATTCTCAATAATTTCTCCGGATTGACCAGTTAAACTTTTTTGCGGTTTCATCATCAAGCCACGCATACCGGCAAGCTGACGAACTTGATCTTGCGAACCTCTTGCACCTGAATCAACCATCATATGCAATGAATTGAATCCGCCTTGATCGGTTTTGATTCTATCCATTAATGATTTTGCAACGTTGTTTGTAGTATGAGTCCAGACGTCAACAATCTTATTATATCTTTCTGCGTCTGTAATCAAACCTTGTTCGTGTTCACTAAGAATGCCGGATACTTTTTTATTTGAATCGTCAATCAATTTTACTTTTTCATCAGGAACAATCATATCGCTGAAACTGATAGAGATTCCTGCTGCTGTTGCATAACGGTAACCGAGCTCTTTAAGATCATCCAAGAATTTTGCAGTTGCTTCGTTACCGATTTTAATAAACATTTTATAAATAAATCCCGAGAAACTTTTCTTAACAAGTAACTCGTTAATGTAGCCCATTTCTTTTGGAACAATTTCATTATAAATTACACGTCCGACTGTAGTTTCTACAAATTCTTTATCAATTTTTACTTTTACCTTCGCATGAAGATCAACTACTTTAGAATTGTATGCGATCTGCACTTCTTCAATACTACCAAATATTTTACCTTCACCTTTTGCACCGGCACGAACTTTTGTCAAATAATAGAGTCCTAAAACTATATCTTGAGATGGGAGAACGATAGGCAAACCATTTTGTGGAGATAAAATATTATGACTACTTAACATTAAAATTGATGCTTCAAGTTGTGCTTCGTATGATAACGGAATGTGAACTGCCATTTGATCGCCATCAAAATCCGCATTGAATGCAGTACAAACTAACGGATGCAGTTGAATTGCTTTTCCATCTACTAAGATTGGTTGGAATGCTTGAATACCGAGACGGTGCAATGTAGGAGCGCGATTCAACATAACCGGATGACCGTCAATCAATTTTTCAAGAATATCCCAAATAGTTGCATCTTTTCTATCAACAGCTTTTCGTGCACTCTTTACTGTTTTGAAATTTCCACGTTCAATAAGTTTACGAATAATAAATGGTTTGAAAAGTTCAACTGCCATATCTTTCGGTAAACCGCACTGATGTAATTTCAATTCGGGACCAACAACAATAACAGAACGGCCTGAATAATCAACACGTTTACCAAGTAAGTTTTGACGGAAACGACCTTGCTTACCTTTCAACATATCACTGAGAGATTTCAACGGTCTGTTACCATCACTGCGAACTGCACTTGCTCTACGAGAATTATCGAACAATGCATCTACAGCTTCTTGAAGCATTCTCTTTTCGTTTCTAAGAATTACTTCCGGCGCTTTAATATCAATTAATCTTTTTAAACGATTGTTACGAATAATCACTCTTCTATAAAGATCGTTTAAATCTGATGTAGCAAATCTTCCGCCTTCAAGTGGAACAAGCGGACGAAGTTCCGGTGGAATTACCGGTACAACATTTAATACCATCCATTCCGGTTTGTTTGGAACTTTTCCTTCATATTCACGAAAAGCCTCAAGAACTCTTAATCTTTTTAATAAATCAGCGCGTTTTTGTTGAGATGTGTCAGGTCCAAGTTGAGATTTCAAATCAGCAAAAGTAACTTCAATATCAATCTTCTTTAATAATTCTTTAATTGCATCGCCGCCGATTCTAGCCAGAAACTTTTTCGGATCTTCATCTTCGAGAGAATCATTATCATGCGGAAGTGAACCCATAATTTCATAATACTGATCTTCAGAAATCAAATCCTTCTTACTCAAACCTGTTGGCCCGGGATTAATTACAACATAAGATTCATAATAAATAACCTTCTCAAGTTCTTTTGTGGTCATTCCAATTAAGTTACCAATCTTTGACGGTAACGCTTTGAAAAACCAAATATGAACAACAGGAACAGCAAGCTGAATGTGTCCCATTCTTTCACGACGAACACTCTTTAACGTAACTTCAACTCCGCAGCGGTCGCACACAATTCCTTTATAACGTATTCCTTTATATTTTCCGCATGCGCATTCCCAATCTTTAACGGGACCAAAAATTTTCTCGCAGAATAAACCATCTTTTTCAGGACGAAATGAACGATAGTTTATTGTTTCCGGTTTGGTAACTTCTCCGTGAGATCTTGATAAGATATCATCAGGGCTTGCCAAACTGATCGTCATTTTTTCGATCTGTCTAATCTTATTTTCTTGCGGTTTAAATCGCATTTTCTACTCCTTTAGTCAAACTCTTGGTTGATCCCGATTGAATTAAACTCAATCGGAATAGCTTAGTTAATTTTTATATCAAGACCGAGACCTTGAAGCTCTTTAATCAACACATTAAATGCTTCGGGAATATTTGGTTCAGGTAAATTTTCTCCTTTAACGATAGCCTCGTAGGTTTTTGCTCTTCCTGTTACATCATCGCTCTTCACTGTTAAGATTTCCTGAAGAACATGCGCAGCACCATAACCTTCGAGAGCCCAAACTTCCATTTCTCCAAATCTCTGACCGCCAAATTGAGCTTTACCGCCTAGAGGTTGTTGAGTAATAAGCGAGTAAGGACCAATGGAACGAGCATGAATCTTGTCATCAACCATATGGCCAAGCTTCATCATATATATATAACCGGTTGTAACTTTTAGATGGAATTTTTCTCCGCTTCTTCCATCGTACAACCAGGTTTTACTTCCTTCACTTAATTCCGCACTCTTCAACCAAGCTTCAACATCGCTTACTTTTGCGCCATCGAAAATTGGTGTTTCGAACTTAACGCCAAGTTTATTTCCAACCCATCCAAGAGCTGTTTCATATAATTGACCTAAGTTCATACGTGAAGGTACGCCAAGCGGATTTAGAACTATATCAACCGGAGTTCCGTCTTCATGATGTGGCATATCTTCAACGGGAACAACTTTTGCAACAACACCTTTGTTGCCGTGACGGCCAGCCATTTTATCACCTACAGAAACTTTTCTCTTCTTGGCTACATAAACTTTTGCAAGTTGAGTAATTCCCGGAGACAGTTCATCGCCGCTTTGTATTTTTAGTTTCTCGCGTTTGTAGTCTTCTTCTATTTCTGCTAAGAGTGTGAAATAGTTTGAATATAAATGCTTGATTAATTCGTTTGTGTTTTTTCTTTCGAACCAATCTTTTGTGTAATCTAATTTTGAAATATCCTCTATATCTGTAAATGTTTCATCCTTGATTGAGGTACCGCTTCTCAATACAACACTGCCGTCCAAATCACGAATACCCGAAGTTGTTTTTGCATGAGTAATTCGAGTTAATTTAGTTACCAGTTTGTTGTAATGATTTTCTTTTCGTTTCTTATAATCGGTTTCAAGATTATCCATCAATTTTTTTTCAACTTTCTTTGAATCAGCATCTTTTCTTTTTCGGCTGAATAATCTTGTTTTAATTACAACACCTTTCAATCCTGGAGGTGCTTTCAAAGATGCATCTTTCACATCGCCGGCTTTATCACCGAAGATTGCTTTTAATAATTTTTCTTCCGGAGTAGGATCTGTTTCACCTTTTGGGGTGATCTTGCCAATTAGAATATCACCTTCTTTAACTTCAGCGCCTTCTCTGACAATACCATGCTCATCCAAATCCTTTGTAGCTTCTTCACTAACGTTAGGAATATCTCTTGTTAATTCTTCTTCTCCACGTTTTGTTTCGCGAACTTGAAGTTCAAATTCCTCAATATGAATAGATGTAAACACATCATCAGCTACAAGTCGTTCACTTAAGACAATTGCATCTTCAAAATTATATCCGCGCCAAGGCATGAATGCAACCGATACGTTTCTTCCAAGTGCAAGTTCGCCTTTATCAATAGCAGGACCATCAGCTATGACTTCACCTTTTTTCAAACGTTGTCCGGTTACTACAATCGGTTTTTGATTAAAACATGTTTCCTGGTTGGTACCATTAAATTTTGTAAGAACATGTTCAACTCTTCTCTCGTCATCAAAACTTACTAATGTTTCAGGAGCGCTTTCATCAACATCATACTTAACAATAATTCTCTTTGAATCTGCATACTCAACAACACCGTTATCTTCAGCAATAATAATAGAACGTGAATCACGAGCAATTTTTTGTTCCATGCCGGTTCCAACAATTGGAGCTTGAGGAACAAGAAGCGGAACTGCTTGACGTTGCATATTAGATCCCATCAATGCTCTGTTTGCATCATCGTGCTCAAGGAATGGAATTAATGCAGCGGCAGCAGAAACAATTTGAGCAGGAGCTACATCCATATAATGAACTTCTTCCGGAGCAACAACAGGAAAATCACCGCGCTCTCTACATTTAACTCTATCTAAAACATAACGACCCTGGTCATCTAAAGGCGCATTCGCTTGTGCAATAATAAATTCATCTTCTTGATCAGCACTTAAAAAATCAATACTGTTAGAAACTTTTCCTTCTTTAACTTTTCTATATGGTGTTTCTAAAAATCCGTAGTGATTAACACGTGCAAAAATTGTAAGTGAAGAAATAAGGCCGATGTTCGGACCTTCAGGCGTTTCGATTGGACATAAACGGCCATAATGAGAATGGTGAACATCACGTACTTCGAAGCCTGCACGTTCACGTGTTAAACCGCCAGGTCCTAACGCAGAAATTCTTCTTTTGTGTGTAAGCTCTGAAAGCGGATTAGTTTGATCCATGAATTGCGAAAGCTGGTTAGTACCGAAGAATGCATTTATAACACTGCTTATAGTTCTTGCATTTACCAAATCTTGCGGCTGCATATTTTCGTTATCGCGTATGTTCATTCTTTCTTTTATTGTACGCGCCATTCTTGCTAAACCAACATTATATTGCTGCATTAACTGTTCGCCAACAGTTCTTACTCTTCTGTTACCTAAATGATCTATATCATCAACATTAACATTACCGTTTTTCAGTTTAATGATATTGTTCATGATTGCAATAATATCTTCCACCGTAAGCACTTTAATATTTTCTGGAACGTTGAGATTTAATTTGTCATTCATTCTAAAACGACCAACTTCACCCAGATCATATCTTTTCTCATTAAAAAATAATTTATCAATTAAACCAACAGCAGCATCAACATCAGGAGCTTCGCCCGAACGCAATTGTCTGTAAATTGCATATAGAGCTTCTTCTTTATTTGTTGATGTATCTTTTTTAAGTGTATTTATTATTAAGTCTTGTTCAAAAGTAGTTTCAATGCTTAGTAATTGAACTTTAGATACACCTGAGCCTTTTATACTTTCAATAATTTCTTCTGTTAATTCGGCATCTTTGGATGCATAAATTTCTCCGGTCGCTGTATCAATCACATCGTTAGCAACAATTCTTCCAATGTGTTTATCAATACTTAAATGTTTAACTGTTACTTCTTCAATAAGATTGAACAAATTTAAAATTTGTTCATCTGTTTCATAACCGAGAGCTCTTAATAAAGTTGTTGAAGGGAATTTTTTTCTGCGATCTATATAAACATAAAGTATATTATTAATGTCTGTTGCAAATTCAACCCATGAACCTCTGAATGGGATAATTCTTGCGGAGTAAATCGGGGTTCCGTTTGGATGTAAAGTTTGAGAGAAAGCAACACCGGGTGAACGATGTAATTGACTTACAATTACTCTTTCAGCACCGTTAATTATAAACGTACCTCGTCCTGTCATATAAGGAAGATTACCGAGATAAACTTCCTGTTCAACAGAATTTACATATTCGCCTGTTTCATCATCTTTAGTTGAAAGACGAAGTTTTGCTTTTAAAGGTGCAGAGTATGTTAATCCTCTCTCTTCACATTCTGCCATTGAAAAGCGGGGCTTCTCAATGTAATACTCAATAAAATCTAATCTGTAAAATTCTTTATTGTCGAAGATTGGGTAGTTGGTATTAAATACCGCTTGTAAACCTTTGTTTTCTCTTTGTGACGGTAAAACTTTTAATTGAATAAATTCTTCAAATGAATCTAACTGAATATTTAGAAGATCCGGAACTTTAACCGACTGAGAAAATTGAGCAAAGGTAATTCTTCCAGTGCTTTTGTTAATTTTTTGTTTTTCCAACCCTAACCTCCAATGTGGTTTTTGTCAATTTTTCTCTCATCAAAAAATGAAAGAAAGTGGCAAGACGGATTTTACCTTCTTGCCACTTCAATTTATATCGAATGAAGGGAATTGAATCAGTTTATTTAACTTGAACAGTCGCGCCAGCTGCTTCAAGTTCTTTTCTGATCTTTTCAGCTTCGTCTTTTGAAACTGCTTCCTTCACAGGTTTCGGTGCACCATCAACTAAATCTTTAGCTTCTTTTAAGCCGAGTCCTGTATGTGCACGAACAACCTTGATTACATTAATTTTGGTAGCGCCAGCTGCTTGAAGAATAACATCGAACTCAGTTTTTTCTTCAACGGGAGCTGCTGCTGCACCTGCAGCCGGTCCAGCCATCATCATTGGAGCTGCTGCGGTTACTCCGAATTCTTCTTCTAATGCTTTCTTTAATTCAGAAGCTTCAACAAGTGTAAGCGCTTTAATCTTTTCTACAATTTCAACAATTTTCTCTGACATTTTACTACTCCTATTACTTTAATTAATTATTCAAATTTATGATTGATTATGCAGCTTTCTTTTTCCCAACCTCATCAATAACACTAATGAGATCTCTGATAACTGCATTGATTGAACCGACAATTCCACTCGCTGGGGCTGCAATACTACCAACAATACCTGCCATGATTTCTTCTTTTGTAGGCATCGAAGCAATAGTATCCAATTGATCAGCACCGTAAAATGCTGATTCAATATAGCATCCTTTAAAAGTAAACTTTTTCGATTCATCAAAATATTTTTTAATGATCTTGGCAGGTGCAACAAAATTTTCACCAGCAAAAGCAACACCTGTCATTCCAACAAGTTGTGAATTGAATTTTTCAAATCCACCAACTTGTTCCAAAGCTTTTTTGAACAGAGTATTTTTTAGAACTTTGTAATTAATTCCATCTTTTCTAAAATTTGATCGCAGCTTATTAATATCAGCGACATTAACACCACGGTAATCAACAAGAAACATTGCAGAGGAATTTTTCACAAGCTTTTTAATCTGTTCAATTCTTTCGGCTTTTTCTTCCTTTTTCATCGTACTCCCAATCGGTTATAACTGCACACTTAATAATGTAGAAGCATTTATGAGTGCGTAAAATTTTATTTAATCGTGCTTTGTAGCAATGGTTGTTTCATCTTTAGTAATTTTTAAACCGGGACCCATAGTGGAGGAGAGATATAAACTTTTTACATATATTCCTTTAGCGGATGAAGGTCTCATTTTTATAATTGTTTGAAGAAAAGCTCTTGTATTTTCGGCAAGTTGTTCAACACTAAAATTCATTTTGCCGAGCGATGTATGAATTATTCCAGCTTTCTCAACTCTGAATTCGATTTTACCTGCTTTAACTTCCTTAACAGCTTTTGCTACATCGTTAGTTACTGTTCCACTTTTAGGATTAGGCATTAAACCTTTTGGACCTAAAACACGGCCAAGTTTACCAAGCTCGCCCATTGAATCCGGCGTAGCGACAATAACATCAACTTCAGCCCAACCGCCTTTAATTTTTTCGAGATATTCTTCAAACCCAGCAAATTCAGCACCGGCTTTTAAAGCTTCTTCTGCTTGTGCACCTTTTGC
This window contains:
- the fusA gene encoding elongation factor G, whose amino-acid sequence is MSKRVEINRVRNIGIMAHIDAGKTTTTERILYYTGKLHRMGEVHDGAATMDWMEQEKERGITITSAATTTFWRDHQINIIDTPGHVDFTVEVERSLRVLDGAIALFCAVGGVEPQSETVWRQADKYNVPRISFVNKMDRVGADFFHAVQMMKEKLGAPAVPLNLPVGEGDLFRGIIDLMKMKAIMFIEESLGAEFEIVDIPTDLLALTQKYRTEMLEAVSDVDDTLLGKYLEGKEISEAEIKNVLREATIQGKIIPVLCGSSFKNKGVQQLLDAVVDFLPSPLDSGALSAHHIFKNDHIERKISPNEKFAALAFKIMTDPYVGKLTFIRVYTGELKAGSYIFNSVSDKKERVSRVLQMHANTREDLEEIRCGDIAAIVGLKHTRTGDTLCTEEDAIVLEKMVFPEPVIQIAIEPKTKADQDKLSESLAKLSDEDPTFKVKVDDETGQTLISGMGELHLEILVDRMKREFKVEANVGKPQVAYRETISKTVQAEGKFVKQSGGRGKYGHVWIELSPNEPGKGFEFENDIVGGVVPKEYINPIMHGLQDSMRNGVLAGYPVVDVKARLYDGSYHDVDSDEISFKVAASMAFKQGALKANPILLEPMMSVEVITPEEYLGDVMGDLNSRRGKIEGFTSRKDAQVIKAMVPLAQMFGYATTLRSATQGRAIYSMQFAHYSEVPKSVAEEIQEKSQAKKHVESY
- the rpsG gene encoding 30S ribosomal protein S7, which encodes MRKKRSEKRYLKPDPKYNDILVSKFINYLMWDGKKSTARTIVYNSFGLIEQKTKKPALDVFKKAVQNVQPLVEVRSRRVGGATYQVPMEVRPERRTALAFRWIKTYARDRKDKSMALKVASELMAAANGEGSAVKKKDDTHRMAEANKAFAHFKW
- the rpsL gene encoding 30S ribosomal protein S12, producing MPTINQLVRKGRVVVTSKNKAPALDACPQKRGVCTRVYTTTPKKPNSALRKVARVRLTNGMEVTAYIPGEGHNLQEHSIVLIRGGRVKDLPGVRYHIIRGTLDTSGVEDRKKSRSKYGTKKPKVK
- the rpoC gene encoding DNA-directed RNA polymerase subunit beta', which produces MRFKPQENKIRQIEKMTISLASPDDILSRSHGEVTKPETINYRSFRPEKDGLFCEKIFGPVKDWECACGKYKGIRYKGIVCDRCGVEVTLKSVRRERMGHIQLAVPVVHIWFFKALPSKIGNLIGMTTKELEKVIYYESYVVINPGPTGLSKKDLISEDQYYEIMGSLPHDNDSLEDEDPKKFLARIGGDAIKELLKKIDIEVTFADLKSQLGPDTSQQKRADLLKRLRVLEAFREYEGKVPNKPEWMVLNVVPVIPPELRPLVPLEGGRFATSDLNDLYRRVIIRNNRLKRLIDIKAPEVILRNEKRMLQEAVDALFDNSRRASAVRSDGNRPLKSLSDMLKGKQGRFRQNLLGKRVDYSGRSVIVVGPELKLHQCGLPKDMAVELFKPFIIRKLIERGNFKTVKSARKAVDRKDATIWDILEKLIDGHPVMLNRAPTLHRLGIQAFQPILVDGKAIQLHPLVCTAFNADFDGDQMAVHIPLSYEAQLEASILMLSSHNILSPQNGLPIVLPSQDIVLGLYYLTKVRAGAKGEGKIFGSIEEVQIAYNSKVVDLHAKVKVKIDKEFVETTVGRVIYNEIVPKEMGYINELLVKKSFSGFIYKMFIKIGNEATAKFLDDLKELGYRYATAAGISISFSDMIVPDEKVKLIDDSNKKVSGILSEHEQGLITDAERYNKIVDVWTHTTNNVAKSLMDRIKTDQGGFNSLHMMVDSGARGSQDQVRQLAGMRGLMMKPQKSLTGQSGEIIENPIVANFKEGLSVLEYFISTHGARKGLADTALKTADAGYLTRRLCDVAQDVIITELDCGTIRGVYISALKDIELEREPLAERIIGRVAQEDIYDPRTDDLLIEAGEVITEDIAEKIDEANIDQVYIRTVLTCEAKRGVCAKCYGRNLTTGQLVENGEAVGIIAAQSIGEPGTQLTLRTFHLGGTSSRIASQSQVEANVNGTVKFDRITFVEKTDFFGKVKVVIGRRGSIGLYDEDNRQIKKFEIPYGAELLVSEEQEIKKGQPLYNHDPYNSVIVADNAGKVSFIDLLDNVTIQQVADEQTGHVQKVVIESKDKTLTPSILVKDNKGNEKVFNIPTRAYLSVEEGEEIQAGTILAKISKSSTKSRDITGGLPRVTELFEARSPHDPAVVSEIEGKVKFGVRKKGSREIIIESLDCSIQKIYNVSYGKHILVQEGDEIPAGEKITDGPIDPHDILKIKGTNAVQEYLVNEIQDVYRLQGVKINDKHIEVIVRQMLQKLQVISAGDTIFIEEDLVDRNKFIEENEKVKQMVYIEDPGQSKSKMAQLLTKTKLREINSDLTRKSKKLIKTRDAEPATFDNILLGITHAALSTESFISAASFQETTKVLTNAATEAKVDNLIGLKENVVMGHLIPAGTGLKKYRSIILTADETESTVVKEEIDAEKESA